One genomic window of Malaciobacter molluscorum LMG 25693 includes the following:
- the trxB gene encoding thioredoxin-disulfide reductase, with the protein MLDLAIIGGGPAGLTAGLYSTRGGLKEVVMFEMGMPGGQITGSSEIENYPGQLEVVSGLDLMQSWPQQAMKFGLKHEMKKISSVVKNGDIFILTADDGSTFESKSVLLATGSVPRRAGFKGENEFFGRGISTCATCDGFFYKGKEVAVVGGGDSALEEAVYLSKICSKVYLVHRRDTYRAAPSTIEHMKKTENIEEVTNVDVEEVFGDASGVTGLKVKSKEDGTIRQLDVPGVFIFVGRDVLNEPIKNEDGTFICDTDDQGQVIVDLKMRTSLSGLYAAGDVRIDAAKQVVCAAGDGATAAVDIIDFLG; encoded by the coding sequence ATGTTAGATTTAGCGATAATAGGAGGAGGGCCAGCAGGATTAACAGCTGGGTTATACTCAACAAGAGGTGGATTAAAAGAAGTAGTAATGTTTGAAATGGGGATGCCTGGAGGTCAAATCACTGGTAGTTCAGAAATTGAAAATTATCCAGGACAATTAGAAGTTGTTTCAGGATTAGATTTAATGCAATCATGGCCACAACAAGCTATGAAGTTCGGTTTAAAACATGAAATGAAAAAAATATCTTCTGTTGTAAAGAATGGTGATATTTTTATTTTAACTGCTGATGATGGAAGTACATTTGAATCTAAATCTGTATTATTAGCTACAGGATCAGTTCCAAGACGTGCAGGATTTAAAGGTGAAAATGAGTTTTTTGGAAGAGGAATTTCTACTTGTGCAACTTGTGATGGATTTTTTTATAAAGGAAAAGAGGTTGCAGTAGTTGGAGGAGGAGATTCAGCTTTAGAAGAGGCAGTATATTTATCAAAGATATGTAGTAAAGTATATTTAGTACATAGAAGAGATACATATAGAGCAGCACCAAGTACAATAGAGCATATGAAGAAGACTGAGAATATAGAAGAAGTAACAAATGTAGATGTGGAGGAAGTGTTTGGAGATGCATCAGGTGTTACAGGATTAAAAGTAAAAAGTAAAGAAGATGGAACAATAAGACAATTAGATGTACCAGGGGTATTTATTTTTGTAGGAAGAGATGTATTAAATGAGCCAATAAAAAATGAAGATGGAACATTTATATGTGATACTGATGATCAAGGTCAAGTTATTGTTGATTTAAAAATGAGAACTTCTTTATCTGGTTTATATGCTGCTGGTGATGTGAGAATTGATGCTGCTAAACAAGTCGTTTGTGCTGCTGGTGACGGTGCTACTGCTGCTGTTGATATTATTGATTTTTTAGGATAA